The Alphaproteobacteria bacterium genome contains a region encoding:
- a CDS encoding transporter substrate-binding domain-containing protein has product MTFAFRGLLAAVGVLALASGALAQDVPAPGKSARIDAIKKAGVLRVAVLANAPWLVENTTGGGEHWSGPAWDLAKEYAKRLNVKLEPVLVSHETKIPVLASNQVDISITALAETPERIPVVDFVLYSNTSVCMFGRADNPKFANAKSVDDLNTPDVTIAYFIGAAEEGWVKDRFPKAKHLGVANSGATAPLEDVMAKRADAAPINRIPYVPMARKVKGLASLPKENNCQGSTEKAQPVGMAIDKKQPEFLEWARAVEKSIHPQLVASEQAVIDTMK; this is encoded by the coding sequence GTGACGTTTGCATTCAGGGGATTGCTCGCAGCCGTGGGTGTGCTTGCGCTCGCATCAGGCGCGCTGGCGCAGGACGTGCCCGCGCCGGGCAAGAGCGCGCGCATCGACGCGATCAAGAAGGCGGGCGTGCTGCGCGTCGCCGTGCTGGCGAATGCGCCGTGGCTGGTCGAGAACACCACCGGCGGGGGCGAGCACTGGTCCGGCCCCGCCTGGGACCTCGCGAAGGAATACGCCAAGCGCCTCAACGTGAAGCTCGAGCCGGTGCTGGTCTCGCACGAGACCAAGATCCCGGTGCTCGCCTCGAACCAGGTCGACATCTCGATCACGGCGCTCGCCGAGACGCCGGAGCGCATCCCGGTGGTCGACTTCGTTCTCTATTCCAACACCAGCGTCTGCATGTTCGGCCGCGCCGACAATCCGAAGTTCGCCAACGCCAAGAGCGTGGACGATCTCAATACGCCCGACGTCACCATCGCGTATTTCATCGGCGCCGCGGAGGAAGGCTGGGTCAAGGACCGCTTCCCGAAGGCGAAGCACCTTGGCGTCGCCAATTCGGGCGCGACCGCGCCGCTCGAAGACGTGATGGCAAAGCGCGCCGACGCGGCGCCGATCAACCGCATCCCCTACGTGCCGATGGCCCGCAAGGTGAAGGGGCTCGCCTCGCTGCCGAAGGAGAATAACTGCCAGGGCTCGACCGAAAAGGCGCAGCCGGTCGGCATGGCGATCGACAAGAAGCAGCCCGAGTTTCTCGAATGGGCGCGCGCGGTCGAGAAGTCGATCCATCCGCAGCTCGTCGCGTCCGAGCAGGCCGTCATCGACACGATGAAGTGA